A region of the Nocardia nova SH22a genome:
ATCGTCGACATCTTGACGGCCGCGGTGGCGTCGGGCCCCACCGCGACATCCGATCGCACCTTCAGGGCGACGATGATCCGGTCACCGGCCAGGCGGGCGGAGTCGACGGTGCCGACCTCGATACCCGCCACATCGACGCTGTTACCCGGACGCAGGCCCGCCGCCTGCGCGAACTCGGCGCGGATCGTGCGATGGCCGAGGTCGAGCCGGGTGAAGAAGCCCACGCCGAGCACGAGGGCGATCACCCCGGCCCCGGCGGCGATTCCCAGCCAGAAGTGCCGGTTCTGCCGGTAGCCGGGGATCGCCGCCCACATCTCGGGAAGAATCGGCAGCTCGAACCGGTCCAGCAACCAGTTGATCCTGCGGAATCGATGGAGAAATTCGTTCATCGGCACACCTCCGAGTGCGCGTTGCCGCCGACCTGTGAGACGAGTCCGGGTGGGAGCAGCACTCCCCACAGCGACACGTCCAAGCTGCAGACATAGGAGTTGATGTAGGCGCCGTTGCCGCTGATCCGGGCCAGACCGGCGAGTAGCAGCGGCAGTTCACCGGCGGCGCGGTCGAGCCGGGATCCGTTGGACAGCAACAGATTCACGCCCGCGGTGGCGGACTGCTGGGCCCGGGCGATACCCGGTGCGATCGTGGCGATGAGCCCGGCGAGGTCGTCGGTGGCCCCGGCCGTGCGCTCGACCGCGCCCTCGAGCACCGCACCCTGCTCCGAGAGATCGGAGACCAGCGTGCGGGCCTGGGTGATCAGTGTTTCGAGCTGGGCGCCGCGATTGGCGAGTCCGGCGACGACGGCGCTGAGGTTCGTGACGACCCGGCCCAGGATCTCGTCGCGGTCGCGGAAGGTGCTGGCCAGTGCGGCGGCGCGGGTGACCAGCGCGCTGAGCGACACCCCGTCGCCCTGCAGCGCCTGCATGAGGGTCTCCGACAGCGAATTGACCTCGTCGGGTTGCAGCACGCTGAACAGCGGCTCGAATCCGGACAGCACGGTCGACACGTCGAACGAGGATTCGGTGTGCTCGAACGGAATCGCGCCGCCCGGCGGCATCGGGCGTTGCGCGCCGGGGCCGGGAGCCAGGGCGACATAGCGCTGCCCGATGAGATTCTGATAGCGGATCAGCGCCTCGGTGCCGGTGAACAGGTGCTGGTCGGATCGGATCCGGAAGGTGACCCGGGCGCGCTGGTCGACGAGGTCGATGGCGTCCACGCGCCCCACCCGCACGCCGGCCACCCGGACGTCGTCGCCCACGCGCAGGCCCAGGACATCGCCGAAAGTCGCTGTGTAGCGGT
Encoded here:
- a CDS encoding MCE family protein — its product is MIRTRTAVIGFALFVALAVVASWTIYSTLQRSVTGDTDRYTATFGDVLGLRVGDDVRVAGVRVGRVDAIDLVDQRARVTFRIRSDQHLFTGTEALIRYQNLIGQRYVALAPGPGAQRPMPPGGAIPFEHTESSFDVSTVLSGFEPLFSVLQPDEVNSLSETLMQALQGDGVSLSALVTRAAALASTFRDRDEILGRVVTNLSAVVAGLANRGAQLETLITQARTLVSDLSEQGAVLEGAVERTAGATDDLAGLIATIAPGIARAQQSATAGVNLLLSNGSRLDRAAGELPLLLAGLARISGNGAYINSYVCSLDVSLWGVLLPPGLVSQVGGNAHSEVCR